The sequence AGCACCGCCACCACCGTCACCGGCACCCGCTGCGACGGCCCCGGCAGGATGATCGCCAGCAGCGGCAGCAGCGCCCCTACCGTGAACGCGACGAGACTGGCGAAGGCGGCGTGCCACGGGTTCGCCAGCTCGTCGGGGTTGATCCCGAGCTCCACCCGGGCGTGAGCCCGCAACGCGTCCCGCTCCGTCAGCTGCTCGGCGGCCTCCCGGGCCACGTCCCGGCTGAGCCCCCGCTCGGCGAGCAGATCGGTGAGTTCGTCGAGTTCCGCCTCCGGCTCCTCGGCCAGTTCCCGGCGCTCCAGGTCCAGTGCGGCCTTCTCGGAGTCCCGCTGCGAGCTGACGGAGACGTACTCCCCCGCCGCCATCGACAGCGAGCCCGCCAGCAACCCGGCGACACCCGCCGCCAGGATCGCCGAGCGCGAGGTGGTGGCTCCCGCCATACCGACCACCAGGCCCGCGGTGGAGATGATCCCGTCGTTCGCGCCGAGCACACCCGCCCGCAGCCAGTTCAGCCGTGTGCTGATCTCCGCGCTCTGCGATCCATTGCCCTCGCCGTGCGCCTCGATGTGCGCCTTGCCGGGCCGCTTGCCCGCGCCTTCGCCTGCCGTCACGCCCCCACTGTCGCGGCCGGGGGCCCGCTGGGCCACCCGGCGGGCCGGTCCGGGGTGCGCGGGGCCGGCCCCCGTACCAGGGTGGAGGGGTGAGACGCCGACGTCAGGAGCCGGGATGGCTGCGCGGCGAGCCGCCGCCGCGCTGGGCCCGGATCGCGCCCGCCGTGGCCCTGGTCGTGCTGGTCCTGGCCCAGGCGGTCACCCCGGGCGCGGAGCTCGGGTTCTTCCTGGCCGGTCTGCCCCCGGTGGCCGCCTTCGCGTACGGGGCGGCCGGGACCGCGGTCTTCGCCGGCATCGTCCTGCTGCTGCTGGGCGTCCACTCGCTCGGTGTCGCCAACGCCCGGGGCACGGACCTGGCCACGGTGGCCGCCGTCGGCGTGCTCAGCGTGGTGATCGCCTGGGTCCGCCAACGCCGGGACGCGCAGCTGGTCAGCGTGCGGACGGTGGCGGAGGCCGCCCAGCTCGCCGTCCTCCCACCGGTACCGGAACGGGTGGGCCCGGTGCGCTGCTCGGGTCTGTACCGGGCGGCGCAGCGCGGCACGCTGGTCGGCGGCGACCTGTACGACGTACGGGCCGGGCCGTACGGGGTACGGGCCCTGGTCGGGGACGTACAGGGGCACGGGCTGGCGGCGGTCGCCACGGTCGGGGCGCTGCTCGGCGCCTTCCGTGAGGCCGTGATCGACGACGCCGGGCTCGGGGCGGTCGCGGCCCGGCTGGACCGGCGGCTGGTGGCGGACGCGGCGGCCGCCTCGGTCGAG comes from Streptomyces virginiae and encodes:
- a CDS encoding VIT1/CCC1 transporter family protein encodes the protein MTAGEGAGKRPGKAHIEAHGEGNGSQSAEISTRLNWLRAGVLGANDGIISTAGLVVGMAGATTSRSAILAAGVAGLLAGSLSMAAGEYVSVSSQRDSEKAALDLERRELAEEPEAELDELTDLLAERGLSRDVAREAAEQLTERDALRAHARVELGINPDELANPWHAAFASLVAFTVGALLPLLAIILPGPSQRVPVTVVAVLAALTLCGVISARLGGAPVPRAVARNVLGGALAMAVTYTVGTWLGTTT
- a CDS encoding PP2C family protein-serine/threonine phosphatase, whose product is MRRRRQEPGWLRGEPPPRWARIAPAVALVVLVLAQAVTPGAELGFFLAGLPPVAAFAYGAAGTAVFAGIVLLLLGVHSLGVANARGTDLATVAAVGVLSVVIAWVRQRRDAQLVSVRTVAEAAQLAVLPPVPERVGPVRCSGLYRAAQRGTLVGGDLYDVRAGPYGVRALVGDVQGHGLAAVATVGALLGAFREAVIDDAGLGAVAARLDRRLVADAAAASVEHPELFATAVLLEFPPGVDVVRIVSCGHPSALRVRGSVVEEVIVEPGPPLGLGLAGPAPPKVTELVVRPGDQLLLHTDGVTEARDATGHFYPLAARVPVLARDPAGLLGAVWRDLLTFTNGGPNDDVALLLLSLDGREPVT